The following proteins are encoded in a genomic region of Pseudomonas sp. Os17:
- a CDS encoding putative bifunctional diguanylate cyclase/phosphodiesterase — protein MKLELKNSLSVKLLRVVLLSALIVGVVLSCAQIVFDAYKTRQAVANDAQRILDMFRDPSTQAVYSLDREMGMQVIEGLFQDDAVRMASIGHPNETMLAEKSRELQHSPSRWLTDLILGQERTFTTQLVGRGPYSEYYGDLSITLDTATYGQDFIISSVIIFVSGVLRALAMGLVLYLVYHCLLTKPLSRIIEHLTNINPDRPSEHQLPLLKGHEKNELGIWINTANQLLASIERNTHLRHEAENSLLRMSQYDFLTGLPNRQQLQQQLDKILVDAGRLQRRVAVLCVGLDDFKGINEQFSYQTGDQLLLALADRLRGHSGRLGALARLGGDQFALVQADIEQPYEAAELAQSILDDLEATFALDHQEIRLRATIGITLFPEDGDSTEKLLQKAEQTMTLAKSRSRNRYQFYIASVDSEMRRRRELEKDLREALIREQFFLVYQPQISYRDHRVVGVEALIRWQHPEHGMVPPDLFIPLAEQNGTIIAIGEWVLDQACRQLREWHDMGFTDLRMAVNLSTVQLHHAELPRVVNNLLQIYRLPPRSLELEVTETGLMEDISTAAQHLLSLRRSGALIAIDDFGTGYSSLSYLKSLPLDKIKIDKSFVQDLLDDDDDATIVRAIIQLGKSLGMQVIAEGVETAEQEAYIISEGCHEGQGYHYSKPLPARELSAYLKQAQRSNAAIL, from the coding sequence TTGAAGCTGGAACTCAAAAACAGCTTGTCGGTGAAGTTGCTCCGGGTTGTGCTGCTGTCGGCACTCATCGTCGGCGTGGTTCTGAGCTGCGCCCAGATCGTCTTCGACGCCTACAAGACCCGGCAGGCGGTCGCGAACGATGCCCAGCGCATTCTCGACATGTTTCGCGACCCATCGACACAGGCCGTCTACAGCCTGGATCGGGAAATGGGCATGCAAGTCATTGAAGGCCTGTTCCAGGATGACGCGGTGCGCATGGCGTCCATCGGCCACCCCAACGAAACCATGCTGGCGGAGAAATCCCGCGAGCTGCAGCATTCCCCCAGTCGCTGGCTCACGGACCTGATCCTTGGCCAGGAACGCACCTTCACCACCCAACTGGTTGGCCGCGGGCCCTACAGCGAGTATTACGGCGACCTGAGCATTACCCTCGACACCGCCACCTATGGCCAGGATTTCATCATCAGCTCGGTGATCATCTTTGTCTCAGGGGTCCTGCGCGCCCTGGCCATGGGCCTGGTGCTGTACCTGGTCTATCACTGCCTGTTGACCAAGCCGTTGTCACGGATCATCGAGCACCTGACCAACATCAACCCCGACCGCCCCAGTGAACACCAGTTGCCCCTGCTCAAGGGCCACGAAAAGAACGAACTGGGGATCTGGATCAACACCGCCAACCAGTTGCTGGCCTCCATCGAGCGCAACACCCATTTGCGCCACGAGGCGGAAAACAGCCTGCTGCGCATGTCCCAATACGACTTCCTCACCGGCCTGCCCAATCGCCAGCAACTGCAACAGCAGCTGGACAAGATCCTGGTAGACGCCGGCCGCCTGCAACGCAGGGTCGCCGTGCTGTGTGTCGGTCTGGACGACTTCAAGGGCATCAACGAACAGTTCAGTTACCAGACCGGTGACCAGTTGCTGCTGGCCCTGGCCGACCGCCTGCGTGGCCACAGCGGCCGTCTCGGTGCCCTGGCGCGTTTGGGCGGCGACCAGTTCGCCCTGGTCCAGGCCGATATCGAACAGCCCTACGAAGCGGCGGAACTGGCGCAAAGCATCCTCGACGACCTGGAAGCCACCTTTGCTCTCGATCATCAGGAAATCCGCCTGCGCGCCACCATCGGCATCACCCTGTTCCCGGAAGACGGCGACAGCACGGAAAAACTCCTGCAGAAAGCCGAACAGACCATGACCCTGGCCAAAAGCCGCTCACGCAACCGTTATCAGTTCTACATCGCCAGCGTCGACAGCGAGATGCGCCGGCGCCGGGAACTGGAAAAAGACCTGCGCGAAGCCCTGATCCGGGAACAGTTCTTCCTCGTCTATCAACCGCAGATCAGCTATCGCGACCATCGGGTAGTGGGGGTCGAGGCCCTGATCCGCTGGCAGCACCCCGAGCACGGCATGGTGCCGCCGGACCTGTTCATCCCCCTGGCGGAACAGAACGGCACCATCATCGCCATCGGTGAATGGGTACTGGACCAGGCCTGTCGCCAACTGCGGGAATGGCACGACATGGGGTTCACCGACCTGCGCATGGCGGTCAACCTGTCCACGGTGCAACTGCACCACGCCGAACTGCCACGGGTGGTCAACAACCTGCTGCAGATCTACCGCCTGCCGCCCCGCAGCCTGGAACTGGAAGTTACCGAAACCGGCCTGATGGAAGACATCAGCACCGCCGCCCAGCACCTGCTGAGCCTGCGCCGCTCCGGGGCGCTGATCGCCATCGACGACTTCGGCACCGGCTATTCGTCCCTGAGCTACCTGAAAAGCCTGCCCCTGGACAAGATCAAGATCGACAAGAGCTTCGTGCAGGACCTGCTGGATGACGACGACGATGCCACCATCGTGCGCGCCATCATCCAACTGGGCAAAAGCCTGGGCATGCAAGTGATTGCCGAGGGCGTGGAAACCGCCGAACAGGAGGCCTACATCATCTCCGAAGGCTGTCATGAAGGTCAGGGCTACCACTACAGCAAACCCCTGCCGGCCCGGGAGCTGAGTGCCTACCTGAAACAGGCGCAGCGCAGTAACGCGGCCATCCTCTGA
- a CDS encoding imelysin family protein, whose translation MIRMPLATASLLAIAISLAGCGEGKDDKAAAQAPTPAASTATPANDAAGKVDEAAAKAVVAHYADMVFAVYSDAESTAKTLQTAIDAFLAKPNDETLKAAKAAWVAARVPYLQSEVFRFGNTIIDDWEGQVNAWPLDEGLIDYVDKSYEHALGNPGATANIIANTEIQVGEDKIDVKDITPETLASLNELGGAEANVATGYHAIEFLLWGQDLNGTGPGAGARPASDYLEGAGATGGHNDRRRAYLKAVTQLLVNDLEEMVGNWKPDVADNYRATLEAEPAETGLRKMLFGMGSLSLGELAGERMKVSLEANSPEDEQDCFSDNTHNSHFYDAKGIRNVYLGEYTRVDGTKMTGASLSSLVAKADPAADAALKADLAATEAKIQVMVDHANKGEHYDQLIAAGNESGNQIVRDAIAALVKQTGSIEQAAGKLGISDLNPDNADHEF comes from the coding sequence ATGATTCGTATGCCTCTGGCTACCGCCAGTCTGTTGGCCATCGCTATTTCCCTCGCCGGCTGCGGCGAAGGCAAAGACGACAAGGCTGCCGCTCAAGCGCCGACCCCGGCTGCCAGCACTGCCACCCCGGCCAACGACGCCGCCGGCAAGGTCGACGAAGCCGCAGCCAAGGCCGTGGTCGCGCATTACGCCGACATGGTATTTGCCGTTTACAGCGACGCCGAATCCACCGCGAAAACCCTGCAAACCGCCATCGACGCCTTCCTCGCCAAGCCCAACGACGAAACCCTGAAGGCCGCCAAGGCTGCCTGGGTGGCCGCTCGCGTGCCTTACCTGCAGAGCGAAGTGTTCCGCTTCGGCAACACCATCATCGATGACTGGGAAGGTCAGGTGAACGCCTGGCCGCTGGACGAAGGCCTGATCGACTACGTCGACAAGAGCTATGAACACGCCCTGGGCAACCCCGGCGCCACCGCCAACATCATCGCCAACACCGAGATCCAGGTCGGCGAAGACAAGATCGACGTGAAGGACATCACCCCGGAAACCCTGGCCAGCCTGAACGAGCTGGGCGGTGCCGAGGCCAACGTCGCCACCGGCTACCACGCCATCGAATTCCTGCTCTGGGGCCAGGATCTGAACGGCACCGGCCCAGGCGCCGGCGCGCGCCCAGCGTCCGACTATCTGGAAGGCGCAGGTGCTACCGGTGGCCACAACGATCGTCGTCGCGCCTATCTGAAAGCCGTGACCCAACTGCTGGTCAACGACCTGGAAGAAATGGTCGGCAACTGGAAACCGGACGTGGCCGACAACTACCGCGCCACCCTGGAAGCGGAACCGGCCGAAACCGGCCTGCGCAAAATGCTCTTCGGCATGGGCAGCCTGTCCCTGGGCGAATTGGCCGGCGAGCGGATGAAAGTGTCCCTGGAGGCCAACTCGCCTGAAGACGAACAAGACTGCTTCAGTGACAACACCCACAACTCGCACTTCTATGACGCCAAGGGCATCCGCAACGTCTACCTGGGCGAATACACCCGTGTCGACGGCACCAAGATGACCGGCGCCAGCCTGTCGTCCCTGGTGGCCAAGGCCGACCCCGCCGCCGACGCCGCCCTGAAAGCCGATCTGGCCGCTACCGAAGCCAAGATCCAGGTCATGGTCGACCACGCCAACAAGGGTGAGCACTACGACCAGCTGATCGCCGCCGGCAACGAATCCGGCAACCAGATCGTGCGCGACGCCATCGCCGCCCTGGTCAAGCAGACCGGTTCGATCGAACAGGCCGCCGGCAAGCTGGGCATCAGCGACCTGAACCCGGACAACGCCGATCACGAGTTCTGA
- a CDS encoding ACT domain-containing protein, producing the protein MAGETSLTTLLRSMSPQLNDGEYVFCSLADHSLLQGVEVLGSFREQEGLTVIIQRQEAERLGLVFDYVAAWITLNVHSALQAVGLTAAFAGALGRAGISCNVIAGYYHDHLFVGQADAQRAMQVLQQLAAGEEQ; encoded by the coding sequence ATGGCCGGTGAAACTTCCCTCACAACCCTGCTGCGCAGCATGAGCCCGCAACTCAACGACGGCGAATACGTGTTCTGTTCCCTCGCTGACCACAGCCTGCTGCAGGGCGTCGAGGTGCTGGGCAGTTTTCGCGAACAGGAAGGCCTGACGGTGATCATCCAGCGGCAGGAAGCCGAACGCCTGGGGCTGGTCTTCGATTACGTCGCGGCCTGGATCACCCTCAATGTGCATTCGGCACTCCAGGCGGTCGGCCTGACGGCCGCCTTTGCCGGCGCGCTGGGCCGGGCCGGGATCAGTTGCAACGTGATCGCCGGCTACTACCACGATCACCTGTTTGTCGGTCAGGCAGATGCCCAGCGGGCCATGCAGGTCCTGCAGCAACTGGCCGCCGGCGAGGAGCAGTGA
- a CDS encoding LysE/ArgO family amino acid transporter gives MWQSYVNGLLVAAGLIMAIGTQNAFVLAQSLRREHHLPVAALCVTCDALLVAAGVFGLATVLAQSPMLLAVARWGGAAFLIWYGAQALRRACSRQSLQQGEGQTVRSLRAVMLSALAVTLLNPHVYLDTVLLIGSLGAQQTEPGAYVVGAASASLLWFFTLALGAAWLAPWLARPSTWRILDLLVAVMMFSVALQLISAA, from the coding sequence ATGTGGCAAAGCTATGTGAACGGCCTGTTGGTGGCCGCCGGCCTGATCATGGCCATCGGTACGCAAAACGCTTTCGTCCTGGCCCAGAGTCTGCGCCGTGAGCACCACCTGCCGGTGGCGGCACTGTGCGTCACCTGCGATGCCCTGCTGGTGGCCGCCGGAGTATTCGGCCTGGCCACCGTGCTCGCCCAGAGTCCGATGCTGCTGGCCGTGGCGCGCTGGGGCGGGGCGGCGTTCCTGATCTGGTATGGAGCCCAGGCGCTGCGCCGGGCCTGCTCCAGGCAAAGCCTGCAACAGGGCGAAGGCCAGACCGTGCGCTCCCTGCGGGCGGTGATGCTCAGCGCCCTGGCGGTGACCCTGCTCAACCCTCACGTGTACCTGGACACCGTGCTGCTGATCGGCTCGCTGGGGGCTCAGCAGACCGAACCGGGCGCCTATGTGGTCGGCGCTGCGAGTGCTTCGCTGTTGTGGTTCTTCACCCTGGCCCTGGGGGCCGCCTGGCTGGCTCCCTGGCTCGCCCGACCGAGCACCTGGAGGATTCTCGACCTGCTGGTGGCGGTGATGATGTTCAGCGTGGCGTTGCAGCTGATCAGCGCTGCGTGA
- a CDS encoding di-heme oxidoreductase family protein: MPSSLLRWFALTMALGLSACDDAPRFTQAEPGEARAGGATTVNKADRNAFSLPSANLPATRRLDFSVGNSFFRNPWVIAPSTTTARDGLGPLFNTNACQNCHVKDGRGHPPAPDALNAVSMLVRLSIPDTPAYAKVIEQLGVVPEPVYGGQLQDMAIPGVAPEGRVRVDYDSVPVRFKDGSLVELRKPRLQITDLGYGPMHPDTAFSARVAPPMIGLGLLEAIPEAAILANAQPATGNNRIAGRPNWVWDDAQQKTVLGRFGWKAGQPNLNQQNVHAFSGDMGLTTSLRPFDDCTDAQTACKQAPNGNGPDGEPEVSDNILRLVLFYTRNLAVPARRDVDSPQVLAGKNLFFQAGCQSCHTPSFTTAADAAEPELANQVIRPYSDLLLHDMGEGLADHRTEFKAGGRDWRTAPLWGIGLTETVSGHTQFLHDGRARNLMEAVLWHGGEAEGAKQQVLAFNAEQRAALLAFLNSL; encoded by the coding sequence ATGCCCTCGTCGCTGCTTCGCTGGTTCGCTCTGACCATGGCCCTGGGCCTGAGTGCCTGCGATGACGCTCCACGCTTTACCCAGGCCGAACCGGGTGAAGCCCGCGCCGGCGGCGCCACCACGGTCAACAAGGCGGATCGCAACGCGTTTTCCCTGCCTTCGGCCAATCTGCCAGCGACCCGGCGCCTGGACTTCAGCGTGGGCAACAGTTTCTTCCGCAACCCCTGGGTCATCGCGCCCTCCACCACCACCGCCCGCGACGGCCTGGGCCCGCTGTTCAACACCAACGCCTGCCAGAACTGCCACGTCAAGGACGGCCGCGGCCATCCGCCCGCGCCGGATGCCCTGAACGCGGTGTCCATGCTGGTGCGCCTGTCGATCCCGGATACCCCGGCCTACGCCAAGGTCATCGAACAGCTCGGCGTGGTGCCGGAACCGGTGTACGGCGGCCAGTTGCAGGACATGGCGATTCCCGGCGTCGCTCCCGAAGGCCGGGTCCGGGTCGATTACGACAGCGTGCCGGTACGGTTCAAGGACGGCAGCCTGGTGGAGTTGCGCAAGCCCAGGCTGCAGATCACCGACCTGGGTTACGGCCCGATGCATCCGGACACCGCTTTTTCAGCCCGGGTCGCGCCGCCGATGATCGGCCTGGGGCTGCTGGAAGCCATTCCCGAAGCGGCGATCCTGGCCAACGCTCAGCCCGCCACCGGCAACAACCGGATTGCCGGACGGCCCAACTGGGTCTGGGATGACGCTCAGCAAAAGACCGTGCTCGGGCGCTTTGGCTGGAAAGCCGGCCAACCCAATCTCAATCAACAAAATGTTCATGCGTTTTCCGGCGACATGGGCCTGACCACAAGCCTGCGGCCCTTCGACGACTGCACTGACGCGCAAACCGCGTGCAAGCAGGCGCCCAACGGCAATGGCCCGGACGGCGAGCCGGAGGTCAGTGACAACATCCTGCGCCTGGTGCTGTTCTATACCCGCAACCTGGCGGTACCGGCGCGCCGCGACGTCGACTCGCCCCAGGTCCTGGCGGGCAAGAACCTGTTCTTCCAGGCCGGTTGCCAGTCCTGCCACACCCCCAGTTTCACCACGGCGGCCGATGCCGCCGAACCCGAATTGGCCAACCAGGTCATACGCCCCTACAGCGACCTGCTGCTGCATGACATGGGTGAAGGCCTGGCCGACCACCGCACGGAGTTCAAGGCCGGTGGCCGCGACTGGCGCACCGCCCCCCTGTGGGGCATTGGCCTGACGGAAACCGTCAGTGGCCACACCCAGTTCCTGCATGACGGCCGTGCCCGCAACCTGATGGAAGCGGTGCTCTGGCATGGCGGCGAGGCCGAAGGCGCAAAACAACAGGTGCTCGCGTTCAACGCCGAGCAGCGCGCCGCGCTGCTGGCCTTCCTGAATTCTCTATAA
- a CDS encoding superoxide dismutase, with translation MAFELPPLPYAHDALQPHISKETLEYHHDKHHNTYVVNLNNLVPGTEFEGKTLEEIVKTSSGGIFNNAAQVWNHTFYWNCLAPNAGGQPTGALAEAINAAFGSFDKFKEEFTKTSVGTFGSGWGWLVKKADGSLALASTIGAGNPLTSGDTPLLTCDVWEHAYYIDYRNVRPKYVEAFWNLVNWKFVAEQFEGKNFVA, from the coding sequence ATGGCTTTCGAATTGCCGCCGCTGCCCTATGCACACGACGCCCTGCAGCCGCACATTTCCAAGGAAACCCTGGAATACCACCACGACAAGCACCACAACACCTATGTCGTGAACCTGAACAACCTGGTGCCAGGCACCGAGTTCGAAGGCAAGACTCTGGAAGAGATCGTCAAAACCTCTTCGGGCGGCATCTTCAACAACGCAGCCCAGGTCTGGAACCACACTTTCTACTGGAACTGCCTGGCGCCAAACGCCGGCGGCCAACCTACCGGCGCACTGGCCGAAGCCATCAACGCGGCATTCGGTTCGTTCGACAAGTTCAAAGAAGAATTCACCAAGACTTCGGTTGGCACCTTCGGTTCCGGCTGGGGCTGGCTGGTGAAGAAGGCTGACGGTTCCCTGGCCCTGGCCAGCACCATCGGCGCCGGCAACCCGCTGACCAGCGGCGACACCCCGCTGCTGACCTGCGACGTCTGGGAACACGCCTACTACATCGACTACCGCAACGTTCGTCCTAAGTACGTCGAGGCGTTCTGGAACCTGGTCAACTGGAAATTCGTGGCTGAGCAGTTCGAAGGCAAGAACTTCGTCGCTTAA
- a CDS encoding imelysin family protein: MFRPKLLFTSLAALALGACAPQDPQAVTSAAIAKQVILPTYSRWVDADRQLAISALAFCEGKESLDTARADFLHAQKAWAELQPLLIGPLAEGNRSWQVQFWPDKKNLVGRQVEQLVSATPQIDAAALAKSSVVVQGLSAYEYILFDSKIDMADSAQKARYCPLLTAIGERQKQLAEEILSSWNTNDGMLAQMSKFPNQRYADSHEAIADLLRVQVTALDTLKKKLGTPMGRQTKGIPQPFQADAWRSQSSLQGLEASLSAAQTVWAGVDNKGLRGLLPADQKPLAEKIDAAYAASLKLFASTQRSLTEMLNDDAGRQQLNDLYDSLNVVHRLHEGELAKALGIQLGFNANDGD; encoded by the coding sequence ATGTTCCGCCCCAAACTGCTGTTCACCAGCCTGGCTGCACTCGCCCTGGGCGCCTGCGCGCCTCAGGACCCACAAGCCGTGACCTCGGCGGCCATCGCCAAACAGGTCATCCTGCCGACCTACAGCCGCTGGGTCGATGCCGACCGCCAGTTGGCCATCAGCGCCCTGGCCTTCTGTGAAGGCAAGGAAAGCCTGGACACCGCCCGGGCCGACTTCCTCCATGCGCAAAAGGCCTGGGCCGAGCTGCAGCCCTTGCTGATCGGTCCGCTGGCCGAGGGCAACCGCTCCTGGCAGGTGCAGTTCTGGCCGGACAAGAAAAACCTGGTGGGCCGTCAGGTCGAGCAACTGGTCAGCGCCACCCCGCAGATCGATGCCGCGGCCCTGGCCAAGTCCAGCGTGGTGGTGCAAGGCCTGTCGGCCTACGAATACATCCTCTTCGACAGCAAGATCGACATGGCCGACAGCGCGCAGAAAGCCCGCTACTGCCCATTGCTGACCGCCATCGGTGAACGCCAGAAGCAACTGGCCGAAGAGATCCTGTCGAGCTGGAACACCAACGACGGCATGCTCGCGCAGATGAGCAAGTTCCCCAACCAGCGCTACGCCGATTCCCACGAGGCCATCGCCGACCTGCTGCGGGTTCAGGTCACCGCTCTGGATACCCTGAAGAAGAAACTCGGTACGCCCATGGGCCGCCAGACCAAGGGCATCCCCCAGCCGTTCCAGGCCGATGCCTGGCGCAGCCAGTCGTCCCTGCAGGGCCTGGAAGCCAGCCTCAGCGCCGCCCAGACCGTCTGGGCCGGGGTCGACAACAAGGGCCTGCGTGGCCTGTTGCCGGCCGACCAGAAACCGTTGGCCGAGAAGATCGACGCCGCCTACGCCGCCTCGCTGAAACTCTTTGCCAGCACCCAGCGCTCGCTCACTGAAATGCTCAATGACGACGCCGGGCGCCAGCAGCTCAACGATCTGTACGACAGCCTCAACGTGGTCCACCGCCTGCACGAAGGCGAACTGGCCAAGGCGTTGGGCATCCAACTGGGCTTCAACGCCAACGACGGTGACTGA
- a CDS encoding lipopolysaccharide kinase InaA family protein: MVVESASQMDAAPSDRFEYFWNRQGEWVEEPNQRRGGESGVQRIVSSSGRLLYAKRQIGHIYRSVLHPFGRPTVLRELAALQGLRVLDVGVPELVFCGARRDPQNRWQALLVTAALDGFVEIDNWYAAGERERLGEAFHERLLEALAVTLARMHKGRWQHGCLYAKHIFVRVEGEGEQARPQIALLDFEKCRQRLSSQRAAAHDLKQLRRHSSWNDTDWQKLYYFYKTAFGSSIKGL, from the coding sequence ATGGTTGTTGAATCTGCTTCGCAAATGGATGCTGCGCCCTCGGATCGCTTCGAGTACTTCTGGAACAGACAAGGTGAATGGGTCGAGGAACCCAATCAGCGTCGAGGCGGTGAAAGCGGTGTGCAGCGCATTGTGAGCAGCAGCGGGCGTCTGCTCTATGCCAAGCGCCAGATCGGGCACATTTATCGAAGCGTGCTGCACCCTTTCGGGCGACCGACCGTCTTGCGCGAACTCGCCGCGTTGCAAGGCCTGCGGGTGCTCGATGTGGGGGTTCCGGAACTGGTGTTCTGTGGTGCTCGGCGCGATCCGCAGAATCGCTGGCAGGCCCTGCTGGTGACCGCGGCGCTCGATGGCTTTGTGGAAATCGACAACTGGTACGCCGCCGGTGAGCGTGAGCGCCTTGGTGAAGCGTTCCATGAGCGTTTGCTGGAGGCCCTGGCGGTGACCCTGGCGCGCATGCACAAGGGGCGCTGGCAACATGGCTGCCTGTACGCCAAGCATATTTTCGTGCGTGTGGAAGGCGAGGGCGAGCAGGCCCGGCCACAGATCGCTTTGCTGGATTTCGAGAAGTGCCGGCAGCGCCTGAGCAGTCAACGAGCAGCAGCCCACGACCTCAAGCAACTGCGCCGCCATTCGTCGTGGAACGACACGGATTGGCAAAAGCTCTACTACTTTTACAAAACGGCGTTTGGCAGCTCCATCAAAGGTTTATAG
- a CDS encoding class I SAM-dependent methyltransferase — MAKPIRLEFSDKYDAQHAEQYLQKHQDGLARRLSHWRDEQLARAALAAAGEPGLVLDLPCGAGRFWPLLAQKANRVIIGADNSSAMLSTAMAAQPADVVRRVRPLQTSAFAIDLPDNAVDCIFSMRLLHHVGQAEHRLALLREFQRVTRDSVIISLWVDGNFKAWKRKRLERKRLSAMGPETYQNRFVLPAATVEKEFRQAGFRVQEHLDFVPLYAMWRVYVLRKR, encoded by the coding sequence ATGGCCAAGCCGATCAGGCTGGAATTTTCCGACAAGTACGATGCCCAACACGCCGAGCAATACCTGCAGAAGCATCAGGATGGCCTGGCCCGTCGTTTGTCCCATTGGCGCGATGAACAACTGGCCCGCGCGGCCTTGGCCGCTGCCGGCGAGCCGGGGCTGGTGCTGGACCTGCCTTGTGGCGCTGGCCGCTTCTGGCCGTTGCTGGCGCAGAAGGCCAACCGGGTCATCATTGGCGCGGACAATTCATCGGCTATGCTGAGCACCGCCATGGCGGCACAGCCTGCCGACGTGGTGAGACGGGTACGGCCTTTGCAAACGTCCGCCTTTGCCATTGATTTGCCGGACAACGCCGTGGACTGCATTTTTTCCATGCGGCTGTTGCACCATGTGGGCCAGGCCGAGCATCGGCTGGCGTTGTTGCGGGAGTTCCAGCGCGTGACCCGCGACAGCGTGATCATCTCGCTGTGGGTTGACGGCAATTTCAAGGCCTGGAAGCGCAAGCGCCTGGAGCGCAAGCGGTTGTCCGCAATGGGGCCGGAGACTTACCAGAATCGTTTCGTGTTACCGGCGGCCACCGTCGAAAAAGAGTTCAGGCAAGCCGGTTTTCGTGTCCAGGAGCACCTGGATTTTGTTCCGCTCTACGCCATGTGGCGAGTGTACGTATTACGAAAGAGGTAA
- a CDS encoding DUF1513 domain-containing protein, translating to MLRRQALALGSLLLSAVTLGGWTLFKQKDKQPLLLSARDDGDGKHYAVGYQLDGKQVFATQVGQRCHDIINHPQLPIALFVARRPGTESYLIDLRDGSLLQTLSSQPDRHFYGHAVIHKDGQWLYATENDTRDPGRGLLGVYRFEGERLVHSGELSTHGIGPHQVSWMPDGETLVVANGGIRTEAESRVEMNLDAMEPSLVLMQRDGTLLSKETLAQQMNSVRHMGIASDGTIVTGQQFMGAAHESSELLAIKRPGQPFAPFPVPEQQLQAMGHYTASVAVHSDLRLVALTAPRGNRFFIWDLDTGAVRVDAPLPDCAGVGAVADGFVVTSGQGRCRFYDCRQQQIVAKPLELPAGLWDNHLHLV from the coding sequence ATGCTGCGACGTCAGGCTTTGGCACTGGGCAGCCTGCTGCTCAGTGCGGTGACCTTGGGCGGCTGGACGCTGTTCAAGCAAAAGGACAAGCAGCCCCTGCTGCTGTCGGCCAGGGATGATGGTGACGGCAAGCATTACGCCGTCGGTTATCAGCTGGACGGTAAACAGGTGTTTGCTACCCAGGTCGGCCAGCGTTGCCACGACATCATCAATCACCCGCAACTGCCGATCGCGCTGTTCGTGGCCCGGCGTCCGGGCACCGAGAGCTACCTGATCGACCTGCGGGACGGCAGCCTGCTGCAAACCCTGAGCTCGCAGCCTGACCGGCATTTCTACGGCCACGCAGTGATCCACAAGGACGGCCAGTGGCTGTATGCCACCGAGAACGACACCCGTGATCCGGGGCGCGGCCTGCTGGGGGTCTACCGCTTTGAAGGCGAACGCCTGGTGCACAGCGGCGAGTTGTCCACCCATGGCATCGGTCCGCATCAAGTGTCCTGGATGCCCGACGGCGAAACCCTGGTGGTGGCCAACGGCGGTATCCGCACCGAAGCCGAAAGCCGGGTGGAGATGAACCTCGATGCCATGGAGCCGAGCCTGGTGCTGATGCAGCGTGACGGCACCCTGCTGAGCAAGGAAACCCTGGCCCAGCAGATGAACAGCGTGCGCCACATGGGCATCGCCAGCGACGGCACCATCGTCACCGGCCAGCAGTTCATGGGCGCCGCCCACGAATCCTCGGAGCTGTTGGCGATCAAGCGCCCGGGCCAGCCCTTTGCGCCTTTCCCGGTCCCCGAGCAGCAGCTGCAGGCCATGGGGCACTACACCGCCAGCGTTGCCGTCCACAGCGACTTGCGCCTGGTGGCCCTGACCGCCCCGCGGGGCAACCGCTTCTTCATCTGGGATCTGGACACTGGCGCGGTGCGGGTCGACGCGCCTCTGCCGGACTGCGCCGGGGTCGGTGCCGTGGCCGACGGCTTCGTGGTGACCTCAGGCCAAGGCCGCTGCCGCTTCTATGACTGTCGTCAGCAGCAGATTGTGGCCAAGCCCCTGGAACTGCCCGCCGGGCTCTGGGACAACCATTTGCATCTGGTCTGA